A stretch of DNA from Campylobacter gracilis:
CAGCTCGCACACGCCCACTACTTCGTCGCTGATTTTGATATCCTCTTCGCGCACTAAAAATTCAAGCCCGCTGGAGCTTGCAAATTCGTTCAAAACCGCGCTGAGCCCGCCGCGCGTCGCATCTCGCATCGCTTGGATTTTCACGCCTTGCAAGATCAGCTCTTCTACCGCAGCGCAAAGCGGTTTGCAGTCGCTTTGCAGCTCGCTGCTTAGAGCGATCTCGTCGCGCACCGCGAGTATCACTGCCCCGTGCCGCCCGATGTCTCCGCTAAGCAGGATTTTTGCGCCCGCTTTGATGTTTTGCACGCGCGCAGGTCGCAAAACACGGCCGATGCCGCTAGTGTTGATGAAAATTTTATCGCATTTGCCGCGCGGCACGACCTTTGTATCGCCGCAAACGACACGAACGCCGCAACTTCGCGCGGTGCTAGCCATCGAGTCCAAAATGCGTCGCAGCTCGCTTAGGCTAAGCCCCTCCTCGATGATGAGCGCGCAGCTTAAAAACAGCGGCTTTGCGCCCACCATCGCAAGGTCGTTGACGGTGCCGCAAACGGCAATTTTACCGATGTCGCCGCCGTTAAAAAACAGAGGCGTAACGACGAAGCTATCGGTGCTGAAAGCTAGCTCGCCGCCGAAACTAGCCGCCGAATTCAAAGCAGAACTCGGCGCCGTGCGGTCAAAACCCGCCCCGGCGTCTAAATTTAGTATCGCGCTGTCGTTGTTGGCGCGCAAAATTTCATTATCAAACGCCGCAAAGATCATCTCGTTGATGAGCCTATTCATCTCCTCGCCGCCGCCGCCGTGGCTTAAAAGTATAGTTTCGTTCAAATTTTTCCTTTTCGCTCGGTTTTAAAATTTAAAGCCCGTATTCCGGAGTCGAACGAGCCGTGCCGCTACGACGCCGCGCAAAATTTTAAAGTAAAATTTAGCGCGGCGATTTCGCTTTGGTTAAAATTTTAAAGCATGACTTATTTTTAAAATTTACGCTCTGCTAGCCGGATACCGCGCGCATTTAGCCCGCGTTTTTGATGTCGCCGTATTTATAGTACGCCGCACACGCCCCTTCGCTTGAAACCATGCACGATCCTATCGGGTTTTGAGGCGTGCAGTGTTTGCCGAAAACTTTGCAATCATACGGGCTTTTTTTGCCGCGTAAAATTTCGCCGCAGATACAGGCCTTGCTCTCGGGAGCGCTCTGTACGCTGCAATCAAACTGCACCCTGGCATCTAGCGCCGCGTACTGCGGGCGCAACTTCATGCCGCTTTTTGGAATTTCGCCGAGCCCTCGCCACGGAAAATCGCAAATTTCAAAATATTTATCTATTAAATTTTGCGCTTTTTGGTTGCCGTCCTCTTTTACGACGCGCTCGTATTCGTTGAAAACTTCGTAGGTGCCGGCGTTTTGCTGCTCCACCAAATTTAACACGCCCGCCATTATATCAAGCGGCTCAAATCCGCTTACGGCGATCGGTTTTTTGTAATCCCGCGCAATGCTTTCGTAGGCCTTCGCGCCGGTGATCACGCTTACGTGGCTAGGCCCCAAAAACGCATCGATCTGCACATCCGCGTCGTCTAAGATTGCTCGCACGGGAGCGGGCACTGTGACGTGGTTGATGTGAAAAAAGAGATTTTTTAGCCCCAAGCTTAGCGCTTTATCGATAAGCACGGCGCTCATCGGCGTCGTCGTCTCAAAGCCGATCGCAAAGAATATCACCGTTTTTTGCGGATTTTCCTGCGCGATCCTTATGCAATCAAGCGGACTATAAAGCGCTCTGATGTCGTGCCCCTCGCTGCGCAGCTTCTGCAAGCTGGTGCGAGAGCCGGGCACGCGCAGCATGTCTGCTAGAGTGCAAAAAATACTCTGCGGCATCGCGGCGAGCTTGATCGCCTCGTCGATGCGACTGCGCGGCATCACGCACACCGGACAGCCGGGGCCGTGGATAAATTTGATATTTTCGCCGACCAGGCTAGGAAGGCCGAATTTCATGATCGAGTGCGTGTGTCCGCCGCAAATCTCCATGATGTTTAGCGGCTTTTTGCTTTTGGAAATTATCAGCTTGCTAAGCGCTAAAATCAGCTCCTTATCCCTAAAATCCTTGATTAGATCCATTATTTACCTTAAATTTTACGGGTTTGCAAGTCGCTTTAATTCTCTGCGCCGGCTCTCGGCTCTATGCTTTCATACACGGAACCCTCTTCCGCCCTCATCTGCTTTGCAATCTGCTCGTAAATTTCGATACTCTCCTTCGCTCGCTGCGTATCGATCTTCTCCATCGCAAAGCCCACGTGGATCAGCACGTACTCCCCGACCGCCGCGGGCTCGGGGAGCAGATCCAAGCTCACGCCGCGGCGCACGCCCAGAGTCTCCACGGTCGCGAAATTATTTTCGTCGATTGAGATGATTTTTGAAGGGATTGAAAGGCACATTAACGAAATTCCTTCTTGTATTGTAGGAATTTCAGCCATTTCTCCACGCCCTCGCCGCTTTTGCTATCAAGCGCGATGACGTCGGCTTTTGGGTTGAGTTTATGCACTTCGCGCACTACTTCATCCATATCGAAGTCAAAATGCGGTAGCAGCGCGGTTTTAGTGATTACGACGCAGTCTGCGCGACGAAATATCACGGGGTATTTTGCGATTTTATCGCTGCCCTCGGGCACGCTTAGAAGCACCACGTTCAGGTGCGCGCCCACGTCGAATGCCGCCGGGCAGACGAGGTTTCCAACGTTTTCTATGAAAACCAGATCCAAATTTTTAGTATCGATATGATGAAGCCCCTCGTGAACCATAAAGGCGTCCAGATGGCAGGTCTCGCCGGTGCTGATCTGATGGGC
This window harbors:
- the hypE gene encoding hydrogenase expression/formation protein HypE, which translates into the protein MNETILLSHGGGGEEMNRLINEMIFAAFDNEILRANNDSAILNLDAGAGFDRTAPSSALNSAASFGGELAFSTDSFVVTPLFFNGGDIGKIAVCGTVNDLAMVGAKPLFLSCALIIEEGLSLSELRRILDSMASTARSCGVRVVCGDTKVVPRGKCDKIFINTSGIGRVLRPARVQNIKAGAKILLSGDIGRHGAVILAVRDEIALSSELQSDCKPLCAAVEELILQGVKIQAMRDATRGGLSAVLNEFASSSGLEFLVREEDIKISDEVVGVCELLGFEPYELANEGTFVAIVEDDAEANRALEILREFDANAAIIGEVREVGHDKGEFKGSLAPKLGTWDESTGASDAGTVSENRAGQFQTPHATKGRVILQNAYGSQRFLELPKGELLPRIC
- the hypD gene encoding hydrogenase formation protein HypD, with the translated sequence MDLIKDFRDKELILALSKLIISKSKKPLNIMEICGGHTHSIMKFGLPSLVGENIKFIHGPGCPVCVMPRSRIDEAIKLAAMPQSIFCTLADMLRVPGSRTSLQKLRSEGHDIRALYSPLDCIRIAQENPQKTVIFFAIGFETTTPMSAVLIDKALSLGLKNLFFHINHVTVPAPVRAILDDADVQIDAFLGPSHVSVITGAKAYESIARDYKKPIAVSGFEPLDIMAGVLNLVEQQNAGTYEVFNEYERVVKEDGNQKAQNLIDKYFEICDFPWRGLGEIPKSGMKLRPQYAALDARVQFDCSVQSAPESKACICGEILRGKKSPYDCKVFGKHCTPQNPIGSCMVSSEGACAAYYKYGDIKNAG
- a CDS encoding HypC/HybG/HupF family hydrogenase formation chaperone, with the protein product MCLSIPSKIISIDENNFATVETLGVRRGVSLDLLPEPAAVGEYVLIHVGFAMEKIDTQRAKESIEIYEQIAKQMRAEEGSVYESIEPRAGAEN